Genomic segment of Myxococcus stipitatus:
GCGGGCGATGGCGGGCGCGGGTGTGTCGCGCAGGGCCGCGCGTCGGGCCTGGGCATCGCGCAGCACGGACGGGGCTCGGAGAAGCTGGAGGCTGCGCAGGCACACGTGGGCCACCAGGTGGATGAGCGCGAGCGTGTAGAGCCCCAGCCCCACCTCCGCGAACATCAAGCCCAGGTGCGTGAGCACGCCGTAGGCCAGGGCTCCCTTCGCGTCCGTCTGGACGCGCCACACCAGCGTGGCGTGGAGGGCGGTGAGCAGGCCCACCACCACCAGGGTGCCTCGGGCGAGTGGCGCCTGGGCCAGGAGGGGCGCGGCGCGCAGCAGGAGGTAGGGGCCCGCGTGCACGGAGAGCGCTCCGTAGAACAGCGCGCTGGAGGGCGTGGGGCCCTCCATGGCGCGAGGCAGCCACGGACTGAACGGAAGCTGCGCGGACTTGCCCATGGCCGCGAGCAGCAGGCACAGGCTCAGCAGGGTCGCGAGGCTCGGGCCCAGGGACAGCGCGGCGCGAGCCCCGAAGATGCTGCTCCACTGCGTCGTGCCCAGGAGGTGGTGCAGGAGGGCGACGGCCACCACGAGTCCCAGGTCACAGAAGCGATAGGTGCCCAGGGCCACGAGCCCCGCGTCGACGGGAGAGGCGCGCTCCTGGAAGAAGCCGATGAGCAGCACCGAGGCGAGGCCCACCCACTCCCAGCCCACGAAGAGGATGGCCAGGCTTCCGCTCTCCACCACCCACGACATGCCCGAGGCGAACAACGCCAGCAGCAGGAAGAAGCGCGCGAAGCCCGGCTCGCGATGCAGATACGTGACGGAGAAGCGCCCCAGGAGCAGGGTGAGGGTGCTCGTCAGCAGCATCATCGTCACCGACAACCCGTCGATGCGCAGCGAGGGCTCGAGGCTCGCGAGGCCGTGCGTGAGCAGCGGCCCTGGATTGACCTCCAGCACCGTCCAGGACCGTGACACGTAGCGGGCCGCCGTGACGCCCGCGCAGCCCAGCGCGAGCCACAAGGAGCCGAGGACCCATCTCGCCACCCAGCGCTCGCTGGGCGTCCGGTGCAGGAGCATCACGGCGCCCAGGCCGGCGAACGCCACCAGCGGGCACAGGGGGACCGCCGCCGCGAACCAGCCTTCGGGCAGCTCAGTGGGTGTCATGGCGTGCTCCTCCTGGAGGAACCGGCGTGAGGGGGTGAGGCCAGCCCGAAGGTGCCCGGATGAGGGCGGGAGGAAGGAAGTCGTGATGCCCTCGGCACCAGTCGGGCGACGACGCGACCTGGGGCAGTGAGCGCGCGGACGGCTCGAGTGGTTGGAACCCCTGGGCGGTGAAGAGCTGCTGTTCGCCTGTCACCGGGTCGATGCTGGCCAAGCGCACCCACTCGTTGCCGATGAGGTCTCGAAGGGGAGGTTGTCGCTCGAGGATGGCCGAGAGCACCTGGGTGCTGGCCTCCACGTACAGGAGCAGCCGCATGGGCTCGTGAATCTCGATCATCTGCCGGGGCAACCCCGTGCGCAGGTCGCTCGCGGCGCCGTCCATCACCCCAAGCAACCCCGTCACGTTGTGAGGCAGCTTGGAGCCGCAGCCGTGGCGCGCGTTGTCGACGCAGGAGAAGTAGTACTCCAGGCTGATGCCCGCGCCGACGGGACCGGCCGCGAGGAGGATGCGCTCGACGAGCACTCCGCTCGCGTCTTGCGAGGGGTCGTAGGAGATGAGGAACACCCTCCGGTCCATGAACAGTCCCCGCGTCAGCGCGCGGCGTCCCACGATGCAGGCCGCGTTGGTGACGTGGCCCAGCTCGGGGCGGGGCTGGCCCAGGTCCTCCGCGCGCTCCTCGACGTGACGGAGCGCCATCGCGGGAGACAGGCCGGGCCGCGCGGACTCGAAGCGCCGGCAGCGCTCCTGGGCGGACAGGGCGC
This window contains:
- a CDS encoding proton-conducting transporter membrane subunit; translated protein: MTPTELPEGWFAAAVPLCPLVAFAGLGAVMLLHRTPSERWVARWVLGSLWLALGCAGVTAARYVSRSWTVLEVNPGPLLTHGLASLEPSLRIDGLSVTMMLLTSTLTLLLGRFSVTYLHREPGFARFFLLLALFASGMSWVVESGSLAILFVGWEWVGLASVLLIGFFQERASPVDAGLVALGTYRFCDLGLVVAVALLHHLLGTTQWSSIFGARAALSLGPSLATLLSLCLLLAAMGKSAQLPFSPWLPRAMEGPTPSSALFYGALSVHAGPYLLLRAAPLLAQAPLARGTLVVVGLLTALHATLVWRVQTDAKGALAYGVLTHLGLMFAEVGLGLYTLALIHLVAHVCLRSLQLLRAPSVLRDAQARRAALRDTPAPAIARAHRLIPSRLYRLALERFALDVLLQRGGAHPLSRAGRWLDARERRWAGTVEGVTPSPALPRPAEPAPSNPSTGAA